In one Streptomyces marincola genomic region, the following are encoded:
- a CDS encoding M23 family metallopeptidase, translating into MSDRLLSEPSGLTDYSGYDSYAAHDVIAPGHGHREAHAAYDAYDTYAAYGGPAGHHEQTGYQQDVHAWDTAAQPAQQHQWYGGDAHAPGGWGDAGHAFPDLHETPAGPDAAYAAAFPAQGAPQAAAPEPPLPGYAGDAPGGDGAGYGAGYGTGQGPDDLGHDPGHGVGVGVHESQDPAAHPAEGALVLDEAHEEPRYDPADTAGIPVAAVTADNADAADAADEDATAGRPQRRGGRRRSARPRRSAFLSVAAPSLAVLGVTAVATAATVNESEPVNETPAPVAAPDPADVHPVAANQQLDSQLAGLTEAVDDYSDRASRTQGRIDLEAQQEAEAEAAAAAAAAAEAARPKFFLPVEQRGLSATFGQSGINWMSTHTGIDFPVSYGTSVRAATDGTISTQFHPSYGTMAILTAPDGTETWYAHLDSTIFTSGTVQAGTVIAYSGNSGTSTGPHLHFEVRPGGGSPVDPLAWLRGKGLEPT; encoded by the coding sequence GTGAGCGATCGTCTGCTGTCGGAACCCTCCGGGCTCACGGATTATTCCGGCTACGACTCCTACGCCGCACACGACGTGATCGCCCCGGGCCACGGCCACCGGGAGGCGCACGCCGCCTACGACGCCTACGACACCTATGCCGCCTACGGCGGGCCGGCCGGCCACCACGAGCAGACCGGGTACCAGCAGGACGTCCACGCCTGGGACACCGCCGCGCAGCCCGCCCAGCAGCACCAGTGGTACGGCGGCGACGCCCACGCGCCGGGCGGCTGGGGCGACGCGGGCCACGCGTTCCCAGATCTTCACGAAACCCCCGCCGGGCCGGACGCGGCGTACGCCGCGGCGTTCCCCGCGCAGGGCGCGCCGCAGGCCGCCGCCCCCGAGCCGCCGCTGCCCGGCTACGCCGGGGACGCGCCGGGCGGGGACGGCGCCGGCTACGGGGCGGGGTACGGCACCGGCCAGGGCCCCGACGACCTCGGCCACGACCCCGGCCACGGCGTCGGCGTCGGCGTTCACGAGTCGCAGGACCCGGCAGCCCACCCGGCCGAGGGCGCCCTCGTCCTGGACGAGGCGCACGAGGAACCGCGGTACGACCCGGCGGACACCGCCGGCATCCCCGTCGCCGCTGTCACCGCCGACAACGCCGACGCCGCCGACGCCGCCGACGAGGACGCGACGGCCGGCCGGCCGCAGCGGCGCGGGGGCAGGCGCCGTTCCGCGCGGCCGAGGCGGTCGGCGTTCCTGAGCGTGGCCGCCCCCTCCCTCGCCGTCCTCGGCGTGACCGCCGTCGCCACGGCCGCGACCGTCAACGAGTCGGAGCCGGTGAACGAGACTCCGGCGCCCGTCGCCGCGCCCGACCCGGCCGACGTCCATCCGGTCGCCGCCAACCAGCAGCTCGACAGCCAGCTCGCCGGCCTGACGGAGGCGGTGGACGACTACAGCGACCGGGCCAGCCGCACCCAGGGGCGCATCGACCTTGAGGCGCAGCAGGAGGCGGAGGCCGAGGCAGCCGCCGCCGCTGCCGCGGCGGCCGAGGCGGCACGGCCCAAGTTCTTCCTGCCGGTGGAGCAGCGGGGACTCAGCGCCACCTTCGGCCAGTCGGGCATCAACTGGATGTCCACGCACACCGGCATCGACTTCCCCGTCAGCTACGGAACGTCGGTGCGGGCCGCCACGGACGGCACCATCAGCACCCAGTTCCACCCCAGCTACGGGACCATGGCCATCCTGACCGCCCCGGACGGCACGGAGACCTGGTACGCGCACCTCGACAGCACCATCTTCACCTCGGGCACCGTGCAGGCGGGGACCGTGATCGCCTACTCGGGCAACTCCGGCACCTCCACGGGACCGCACCTGCACTTCGAGGTGCGCCCCGGCGGCGGCTCGCCCGTCGACCCGCTGGCCTGGCTGCGCGGCAAGGGCCTGGAACCCACCTGA
- a CDS encoding cobalamin B12-binding domain-containing protein, whose translation MGVSGPIRVVVAKPGLDGHDRGAKVIARALRDAGMEVIYTGLHQTPEQIVDTAIQEDADAIGLSILSGAHNTLFARVIELLRERDAEDVLLFGGGIIPEADIAPLKAAGVAEIFTPGASTGEVVAWVRGALAEPGSGPAEAAGPVRGGDV comes from the coding sequence ATGGGTGTGTCGGGTCCGATCCGCGTCGTGGTGGCCAAGCCCGGGCTCGACGGCCACGACCGGGGGGCGAAGGTCATCGCCCGCGCGCTGCGCGACGCGGGGATGGAGGTCATCTACACGGGGCTGCACCAGACGCCGGAGCAGATCGTCGACACCGCGATCCAGGAGGACGCCGACGCGATCGGCCTGTCGATCCTCTCCGGCGCGCACAACACACTCTTCGCCCGCGTGATCGAGCTGCTGCGGGAGCGCGACGCGGAGGACGTGCTCCTCTTCGGCGGCGGCATCATCCCCGAGGCGGACATCGCCCCTCTGAAAGCGGCGGGAGTGGCCGAGATCTTCACGCCCGGCGCCTCGACGGGCGAGGTGGTCGCGTGGGTGCGCGGGGCCCTGGCCGAACCGGGGTCAGGGCCCGCGGAAGCCGCGGGGCCCGTGCGCGGCGGGGATGTGTGA
- the sucC gene encoding ADP-forming succinate--CoA ligase subunit beta, with product MDLFEYQARDLFAKHGVPVLAGEVIDTPEAAREATERLGGRAVVKAQVKTGGRGKAGGVKLASDPEDAVAKAGAILGMDIKGHTVHRVMLAQTADIADEYYVSFLLDRTNRTFLAMASVEGGVEIEEVAANNPEALAKIPVDAVEGVTEAKAREITEAARFPAEIADQVVDVLQRLWTVFVEEDALLVEVNPLVKTGDGRIVALDGKVSLDANAEFRQPEHAALEDTAAANPLEAAAKERGLNYVKLDGGSVGIIGNGAGLVMSTLDVVAYAGEAHGGVKPANFLDIGGGASAEVMANGLEIILGDPEVRSVFVNVFGGITACDAVANGIVQALELLKSKGEDVRKPLVVRLDGNNAELGRKILTDADHPLVEQVDTMDGAADRAAELAAK from the coding sequence GTGGACCTGTTCGAGTATCAGGCGAGGGACCTCTTCGCCAAGCATGGCGTACCGGTGCTGGCCGGCGAAGTCATCGACACGCCCGAGGCGGCGCGCGAGGCGACCGAGCGGCTCGGCGGTCGCGCGGTCGTCAAGGCGCAGGTGAAGACCGGCGGACGCGGCAAGGCCGGCGGGGTCAAGCTGGCCTCGGACCCGGAGGACGCGGTCGCCAAGGCCGGCGCCATCCTGGGCATGGACATCAAGGGCCACACCGTCCACCGCGTCATGCTGGCCCAGACGGCGGACATCGCCGATGAGTACTACGTCTCCTTCCTCCTCGACCGCACCAACCGGACGTTCCTCGCCATGGCGTCCGTCGAGGGCGGCGTGGAGATCGAGGAGGTCGCGGCCAACAACCCCGAGGCGCTGGCGAAGATCCCCGTCGACGCGGTCGAGGGGGTCACCGAGGCCAAGGCGCGCGAGATCACCGAGGCGGCGCGGTTCCCCGCGGAGATCGCCGACCAGGTGGTCGACGTCCTTCAGCGGCTGTGGACCGTCTTCGTCGAGGAGGACGCGCTGCTGGTGGAGGTCAACCCGCTGGTGAAGACCGGTGACGGCCGGATCGTCGCGCTCGACGGGAAGGTGTCGCTCGACGCCAACGCCGAGTTCCGCCAGCCGGAGCACGCCGCCCTTGAGGACACGGCCGCGGCGAACCCGCTGGAGGCCGCGGCCAAGGAGCGCGGCCTCAACTACGTGAAGCTCGACGGCGGTTCCGTCGGCATCATCGGCAACGGCGCGGGGCTGGTCATGAGCACCCTGGACGTCGTCGCCTACGCGGGCGAGGCGCACGGCGGCGTGAAGCCGGCCAACTTCCTCGACATCGGCGGCGGCGCCTCCGCCGAGGTGATGGCCAACGGTCTGGAGATCATCCTCGGCGACCCCGAGGTGCGGTCCGTCTTCGTCAACGTCTTCGGCGGCATCACCGCGTGCGACGCCGTGGCGAACGGCATCGTGCAGGCCCTGGAGCTGCTGAAGTCCAAGGGCGAGGACGTGCGCAAGCCGCTGGTGGTCCGGCTCGACGGCAACAACGCCGAGCTGGGGCGCAAGATCCTCACCGACGCCGACCACCCGCTCGTCGAGCAGGTGGACACCATGGACGGAGCGGCCGACCGCGCCGCCGAGCTGGCCGCCAAGTAA